A single window of Eucalyptus grandis isolate ANBG69807.140 chromosome 1, ASM1654582v1, whole genome shotgun sequence DNA harbors:
- the LOC104449966 gene encoding polycomb group protein EMBRYONIC FLOWER 2 isoform X1: MPGVPLAARQASYSRSTDPMCRQDSQVHLSAEEELAAEESLSIYCKPVELYNILQRRAVRNPLFLQRCLSYKIQVKHRRRVQMTISLPRTTAEGLQSGRVLPMYVLLARLESEVNSVEHSAEYRYSRACVLTSFMGAEDDTHSRANFILPEINKLALEAKLGSLFILLVCYAGPEKSPNGNDTTKTQLDVATSQRNTTGFYLLGKIPMKSLLLWEKSPNLSFGQRAEVTFSVDMHTCLVKWRQLNEDRHISVQVPYSSEILSARERLHVIVAAEEVGAKEKSPYNSSMCNDVISSSFSHIMRLRAGNVIFNYRYYNNKLQRTEVTEDFSCPFCLVKCASFKGLRYHLLSSHDLFNFEFWVTEEHQAVYVSVRTDPWRSEIVADGMDPRLQTFFLCLKPFKRKRPLHLVQNAKHVYPLVLESELPSGVTSATGQSYADTDSVQSVSANNFAPPAMLQFAKTRKLSIERSEPRNRLLLQKRQFFHSHRAQPMAVEQVMSDRDSEDEVDDDVADFEDRRMLDDFVDVTKDEKQMMHLWNSFVRKQRVLADGHIPWACEAFSKLHGDDLVRAPALIWCWRLFLIKLWNHGLLDARTMNNCNVILEQCQNQGSDPMKS, from the exons ATGCCAGGCGTCCCTTTAGCAGCTCGTCAAGCTTC ATATTCGAGAAGTACGGATCCGATGTGCCGTCAAGACTCTCAGGTGCATTTATCTGCTGAAGAGGAACTTGCTGCTGAAGAGAGTCTCTCGATCTATTGCAAGCCTGTGGAACTCTACAACATTCTTCAGCGCCGTGCTGTCAGAAAC CCACTGTTTCTTCAGAGATGTCTGAGCTACAAGATACAGGTGAAGCACAGGAGGAG AGTACAAATGACAATTTCTCTGCCAAGGACTACAGCTGAAGGTTTACAATCAGGAAGAGTGCTTCCTATGTATGTACTGTTGGCGAGATTAGAGTCTGAGGTTAACAGTGTGGAG CATTCTGCAGAATATCGCTATAGTCGTGCATGTGTCTTGACCAGTTTCATGGGAGCTGAGGATGATACCCATAGTAGGGCAAATTTTATTCTTCCCGAGATCAATAAACTAGCATTGGAAGCCAAATTAGGCTCTCTTTTCATCTTGCTTGTGTGCTATG CTGGACCTGAAAAATCTCCTAATGGAAATGATACAACCAAAACTCAACTGGATGTAGCAACTTCTCAAC GAAATACTACTGGATTCTATCTTTTGGGAAAGATACCGATGAAATCTCTTCTATTGTGGGAGAAGTCACCTAACCTGAGTTTTGGACAAAGAGCAGAGGTGACCTTTTCTGTCGATATGCACACTTGTCTGGTCAAG TGGAGACAATTAAATGAAGACAGACACATATCTGTGCAAGTTCCATATAGCTCTGAAATCCTG AGTGCACGAGAGCGTCTACATGTAATCGTTGCTGCTGAAGAGGTTGGGGCAAAGGAGAAATCACCGTATAATTCATCCATGTGCAATGATGTCATCTCATCATCATTCTCCCATATAATGCG CTTGAGGGCTGGCAATGTTATTTTCAACTACAGATATTACAACAATAAGTTGCAAAGGACTGAAg TGACCGAAGATTTCTCCTGTCCTTTCTGCTTGGTTAAGTGTGCAAGTTTCAAG GGTCTGAGGTATCATTTGTTGTCATCGCATGACCTCTTCAATTTTGAGTTTTGG GTAACTGAAGAGCACCAGGCCGTTTATGTCTCTGTAAGAACAGATCCTTGGAGGTCTGAG ATTGTTGCCGATGGTATGGATCCAAGGCTGCAAACATTTTTCCTCTG CTTAAAACCATTCAAGCGGAAAAGACCACTCCACCTAGTTCAAAATGCCAAGCATGTCTATCCACTGGTCTTGGAATCGGAGTTGCCTTCAG GAGTTACAAGTGCCACAGGACAATCATATGCTGACACTGATTCTGTTCAATCAGTGTCAGCCAACAATTTTGCACCCCCTGCAATGCTTCAGTTTGCAAAGACGAGGAAGTTATCGATTGAGCGATCTGAGCCGAGAAA CCGTCTCCTCTTGCAAAAGCGGCAGTTCTTTCATTCACATCGAGCTCAG CCTATGGCCGTTGAACAAGTGATGTCTGATCGAGATAGTGAGGATGAAGTTGATGATGATGTAGCTGACTTTGAAGATCGAAGG ATGCTTGATGATTTTGTGGACGTGACCAAAGATGAGAAGCAAATGATGCATCTATGGAATTCATTCGTGAGGAAGCAAAG GGTGCTGGCAGATGGTCATATTCCTTGGGCATGTGAGGCATTTTCAAAATTGCATGGAGATGACCTTGTCCGTGCACCCGCACTTATTTG GTGTTGGCGACTCTTTTTGATCAAGCTTTGGAATCACGGGTTGCTTGATGCCCGCACCATGAACAATTGCAATGTGATCCTAGAACAATGCCAGAATCAAGGGTCAGATCCCATGAAAAGCTAG
- the LOC104449966 gene encoding polycomb group protein EMBRYONIC FLOWER 2 isoform X2 encodes MCRQDSQVHLSAEEELAAEESLSIYCKPVELYNILQRRAVRNPLFLQRCLSYKIQVKHRRRVQMTISLPRTTAEGLQSGRVLPMYVLLARLESEVNSVEHSAEYRYSRACVLTSFMGAEDDTHSRANFILPEINKLALEAKLGSLFILLVCYAGPEKSPNGNDTTKTQLDVATSQRNTTGFYLLGKIPMKSLLLWEKSPNLSFGQRAEVTFSVDMHTCLVKWRQLNEDRHISVQVPYSSEILSARERLHVIVAAEEVGAKEKSPYNSSMCNDVISSSFSHIMRLRAGNVIFNYRYYNNKLQRTEVTEDFSCPFCLVKCASFKGLRYHLLSSHDLFNFEFWVTEEHQAVYVSVRTDPWRSEIVADGMDPRLQTFFLCLKPFKRKRPLHLVQNAKHVYPLVLESELPSGVTSATGQSYADTDSVQSVSANNFAPPAMLQFAKTRKLSIERSEPRNRLLLQKRQFFHSHRAQPMAVEQVMSDRDSEDEVDDDVADFEDRRMLDDFVDVTKDEKQMMHLWNSFVRKQRVLADGHIPWACEAFSKLHGDDLVRAPALIWCWRLFLIKLWNHGLLDARTMNNCNVILEQCQNQGSDPMKS; translated from the exons ATGTGCCGTCAAGACTCTCAGGTGCATTTATCTGCTGAAGAGGAACTTGCTGCTGAAGAGAGTCTCTCGATCTATTGCAAGCCTGTGGAACTCTACAACATTCTTCAGCGCCGTGCTGTCAGAAAC CCACTGTTTCTTCAGAGATGTCTGAGCTACAAGATACAGGTGAAGCACAGGAGGAG AGTACAAATGACAATTTCTCTGCCAAGGACTACAGCTGAAGGTTTACAATCAGGAAGAGTGCTTCCTATGTATGTACTGTTGGCGAGATTAGAGTCTGAGGTTAACAGTGTGGAG CATTCTGCAGAATATCGCTATAGTCGTGCATGTGTCTTGACCAGTTTCATGGGAGCTGAGGATGATACCCATAGTAGGGCAAATTTTATTCTTCCCGAGATCAATAAACTAGCATTGGAAGCCAAATTAGGCTCTCTTTTCATCTTGCTTGTGTGCTATG CTGGACCTGAAAAATCTCCTAATGGAAATGATACAACCAAAACTCAACTGGATGTAGCAACTTCTCAAC GAAATACTACTGGATTCTATCTTTTGGGAAAGATACCGATGAAATCTCTTCTATTGTGGGAGAAGTCACCTAACCTGAGTTTTGGACAAAGAGCAGAGGTGACCTTTTCTGTCGATATGCACACTTGTCTGGTCAAG TGGAGACAATTAAATGAAGACAGACACATATCTGTGCAAGTTCCATATAGCTCTGAAATCCTG AGTGCACGAGAGCGTCTACATGTAATCGTTGCTGCTGAAGAGGTTGGGGCAAAGGAGAAATCACCGTATAATTCATCCATGTGCAATGATGTCATCTCATCATCATTCTCCCATATAATGCG CTTGAGGGCTGGCAATGTTATTTTCAACTACAGATATTACAACAATAAGTTGCAAAGGACTGAAg TGACCGAAGATTTCTCCTGTCCTTTCTGCTTGGTTAAGTGTGCAAGTTTCAAG GGTCTGAGGTATCATTTGTTGTCATCGCATGACCTCTTCAATTTTGAGTTTTGG GTAACTGAAGAGCACCAGGCCGTTTATGTCTCTGTAAGAACAGATCCTTGGAGGTCTGAG ATTGTTGCCGATGGTATGGATCCAAGGCTGCAAACATTTTTCCTCTG CTTAAAACCATTCAAGCGGAAAAGACCACTCCACCTAGTTCAAAATGCCAAGCATGTCTATCCACTGGTCTTGGAATCGGAGTTGCCTTCAG GAGTTACAAGTGCCACAGGACAATCATATGCTGACACTGATTCTGTTCAATCAGTGTCAGCCAACAATTTTGCACCCCCTGCAATGCTTCAGTTTGCAAAGACGAGGAAGTTATCGATTGAGCGATCTGAGCCGAGAAA CCGTCTCCTCTTGCAAAAGCGGCAGTTCTTTCATTCACATCGAGCTCAG CCTATGGCCGTTGAACAAGTGATGTCTGATCGAGATAGTGAGGATGAAGTTGATGATGATGTAGCTGACTTTGAAGATCGAAGG ATGCTTGATGATTTTGTGGACGTGACCAAAGATGAGAAGCAAATGATGCATCTATGGAATTCATTCGTGAGGAAGCAAAG GGTGCTGGCAGATGGTCATATTCCTTGGGCATGTGAGGCATTTTCAAAATTGCATGGAGATGACCTTGTCCGTGCACCCGCACTTATTTG GTGTTGGCGACTCTTTTTGATCAAGCTTTGGAATCACGGGTTGCTTGATGCCCGCACCATGAACAATTGCAATGTGATCCTAGAACAATGCCAGAATCAAGGGTCAGATCCCATGAAAAGCTAG